From the Diadema setosum chromosome 6, eeDiaSeto1, whole genome shotgun sequence genome, the window AGCAAAGATGAGGAAACTTAAGGGTATGTCACAATCTGAACCAATTTAAAAGAGACTTTCACATGATTTTCAGGCTTTTGCATCGAACATCTTATTATTggttataccaaggaggttcgagaaatggagtcacaacagtcttattcgctttgatcccacgctcgaagccgccactcaaaaatatttgaagtatgtgtcaaactggatctgccgctcagatgcgaagacaatagactcgtgtctcattgcctACTagtaatcaccagccactttccaaggaagatatgtctttgtgatggtaattacttttcgctatccctactTACAAAAGATGGGCGGtagacaatggtaaaggcacgggggtgcgcgaatagaaattgctcaaaattaatattgctgaaatagatatcaaaattactcgactgtacGTGTCTGTACGCTAATCTGACATATTAATTTATAAAGAAGtatacttgaagatgataccatattagtttcatttggcggaaataaggaaaaaaagtgataaaaaccggctttccatgagggtaaaatttcaaacactttcacaagatacagctcagatttacactttggCACATATTATTttcgaacggaattgacttttgttttatgtgCTTTATaattaggtgaaatttaattgcatttgatatataaacgagcagcatatacccgatattatgttagcgttaaaaatgaatcttcagattgctcataAGATGGCGGCTTCAAACATCGAACATCAAATGCACAAATGCACCCGTGGAATTCTCTTGTCtatccatagaaaactgacagctgattgaataattatagtcagttgtaactctatctctcgaacctccttggttatacTGGATACAGGGTCTCAGAATTCATACTGATTTGGATGAGGATGATTATCCCAATttgtaacaaatcacaatgaacgaggatgatgacatcaCAGCAGCTTCAAACAAAATGCGTGATTGGATGCTCAGGgaagcaaagaagaagaagaagaagaagaagaagaagaagaagaagaagaaataaaaagcatgcataaattctacacagaagAAATTTTTACGCAAGTAGTGTTTTAATTGTATTACCATTACATTACATGAATATGTGAGCCTCGTATGTCACCATAATACTTCTTCATTGTGATTATATTTAGTGTTTTTTATTATATTGGTTTATCTGctaaatgaaaacaataaatatcacaaatagtatatatatatatgacactATCGGTTGTGTATCACATGATATGAAACAATATAAATCGTCTGAAATTTCGGTAGCATTTCTGCCTTTATGACCATTTTGCCCAGTATGGGTGCACATCACGAGCTGAGCCCCCACGAGAGTTATATAGTTTTTCAACGAAATCAGTACACCTCAATGTTTCCTTCACCGTCTCTTTGAACAAGTgacaaacatgaaaatgcaattccTTATTGGACCAAGATTAATGGTCACCCCTGGATGATTTATACACATTTTGTTCTCGTTAATatacaaattattattatttttttttttgtcggtaACACAAGAGTAGTATTCgttacattatttttgcaatCATTAAATGGAAATTAGAACTTGGAACCATgtgtatgattatgatgatgatgtagaAACCGGTGGGTGAaaggtgggtggggggggggggggttcacacACCGcgttttttcttgttatttgttttgtttaaaaaaaaaagataaagttggGGGCGACCGATGCGCTCCCCCCCCCTTGATCCGCCACTGCAGCGGAGGTAGATTATATTAAATTTGTTTggtaatttgttttatataattaGCTTGCAACCACGCCCCGGGCTGCTGGTGTACGCGGAGGGGTAACAAAGTCGCCTATTGCCAAGGTAACATTTCTGTTCTTTGATGGCTACGATGTTAGTTTAATTTATGATAAAACATTGTTAATCAACCAAAGTCAGTCAAAATGTGCGCAAAGTATGTATTTTACAACCTTGAAGGCGGACGCTGTTTGCTTTTGCAGGCTTGATTCACACTTATTGtgggtatttcttttttcttttacaaattgcAATATTCTTTGTACGAAGGAATAAGTAACCGACAAATCAGGAAAGAAAGCAACCTTATGTATCTCCTAACGGTGTTTCGTTATAACATTGTTCGTTGAAACGGTAGTGCATGATTGCAAATGAAGTTATTGAAACAGAATCGGGTGAGATGAAAAGAGAGAGTTGAGTTACTTGTCCCAGTACTTCTTACGTATATCGAAGGAAATAGAAGCagtcgataaaaaaaaaaaaaaaaaggcagcagcagcagcagaagaagaaaaaaactgttTATCTAATTGGATAAAttcgggtatttttttttttcatcgtatGTTTCCATGCAAATAATTCCGTCCGCTTTTTAACGTGTTTAAAAGTGTGTTTACGGCATGGATTTATATGACATTTTCCTCTTTGATTTAAAGACATTCTTTATTGTCAGAAATAAAGATtagttttcagaaaaaaaatgttcttttagGACCATCTTGCAATAATTAGTTGAAATACCTTTTAGTGACGTCCTGAAATTCATGATGATAactagaaaaaaatattatttttcagGTGCTGGTACCGGCGCAATCTAACATCCGATGAACTGCAGGAAACTGAATGCTACTTTTTGACCCAGGGCTGATTGGGTTCTTAAAGAAGAAGAGCAGAAGTGACATTTTTGAAACTATGGCATTATAGTTGTTATTCCGTCACATTATGTGACAACACTTTCACTTAAAAAGTCTGACGTATAGTCACTGGACATATCTTGTTAGTGTGGGAaaattttttattctttatttctcaaAACCCTGTAAGCTTTCAAATAATTTTGTCACGTAGACCACTGTAGAAAATAATAGTTACAGACCAAGTCTTTACGCTCAACACAGTTTTAGAAAATAGGTTTTGACTCTTGTGTAAAATACACCTACGTATTCAGGTTTAGACATTGTACCTCAGGACGGAGGGGTGATGCTTTCATAGTTTCGGTTGCTTTGAATATCTAATTCTCATTTTGCAAGTTGATTATGTTACTTAATTCGTTGATTTTTTAGGCTGCAATGCCTGCGACATTATCAAGGTAATGTACTTGATTTGCTACGCTTGGTGGGAAAGTGGCACATGCTCTTTTGAGAAGGGGTTTTCAAATAAATTAGATGATATATGATGCATTAAATGGTGATATATTATTCCATGAAGCTTCATTGACGTTGAGGTACATCcagaaagaaggagaagaaagatagagagacagagagtgagagtgaaaaaaaaagagagaaagagattgtGTATAAAATCTAGCAAACTTAGCAGGAAAGTTTGTCTATTGTCCTTGATGACTAAGTTTTCTTCGAGTGGTTTTCTGAAGAACTGTGGAGTAACACGCTGGTGAagttactgcaaaaaaaaaaaaaatatatatatatttatttctttgtgttgCCAATTTATTCTTAATGCGCAATACCCAGGTATGACGGTATCTACGTATGAAGATATGTTTGTATTCtagtctgtgtgtatgtgtgtgtttgtgtgcatttgtatgcattttattgTCTTTTTGATGTAGCTAATATCTTGTGTAGGGATGGTTTGGGACTAATTTGTCACAcatggtgtgtgtatgtacacacaaacacaaacacacacacacacacacacacacatatatatatatatatatatatatataatatatatatatatatatgatatatgtacataatatatatatataatatatatatatatgatatatgtacataatatatatatatatatatataatatatatatataatatatatataatatatatatatataatatatatatatatataatatatatatatatatataatatatatatataatatatatatataatatatataatatatataatatatatatatatatatatatatatatatatatatataatattatgtatagaTACGTACTCCACTATTCACATCTAGCAAATAAATATTTAAGAGCAATCTCACAGGCTCTGAACTCAAGAACTGTATCTCGGTTTTCTAATGAACTCATTCAACTCAGTCATTTGTTATCACCAGAATTAATTAAACTAATTGTATGAATTAAAGGTTCCAAACATGGCACATACACCGTACATGCAAACAGAAGGTAAACAAACGCAGAAACACGTTTACAtatacacaaacagacacacaaccAAAATCAGTCAAGCGCAAGCAAGCGAACTGCACGTAAAATTTTAGCTGCCATAATTTCTCTTGAGAATAAGACACAGATTTCAAAGGAATAATCTTCTGAAGATCTATTTATTCACACTTTTTGTATACCACGGTACATCTTACTTGCAAGTTTTCGAGATGTCATCGATGCACTGCTTCCGGAAGAGTTCATAAAACTATTGCAAAATATTCCTGATATCGTGTTCTGATTGCGTCATCGTCGCTGATTCTGATCGGGAAAGTCCAAAGGTCAAGGGTGAGAGTGTGCTTAGATGGCGGCACCATTTCCGGCTCCTgggattcaaagttttcaaGACATGGCATGGGATGAGTTGGTGGTTTATTCAGTGTGAGTGaattgaaataatacagagagaCAGTCAACATCTTTTGAGATTTCAAATAAAAGAGAATATTTAATGCTATTCATCATGCGTTTATAGAGGTATTACAAAGACAGAAAAACAACTAGGCATGTATGTGATGTTTGTATTTGTTACTTATTGTTTAACTTGAAAgtaaatgtatttcatttcctctTTTCAAATATTAGGCTCCTATACACCTTAGATACACATGatccaaaatgtaaaaatcaaTACAACTTTTAAGTAATATGTACAGAATCAAAATATCAGGCATTCTTTCAATATAGTTTAAGTGCATgcctcaaaaaaacaaaaacaaacaaaaaacaaaatgaacgtGTATTTGTTTGTACTGGTTCAAAggtgaagaaatgaaaataaaccaaAATTCAACAGACCAGAGCAGAAGGCGAACTTTCCTCCTCGTCGGCTGCACCAGCAGGTCTGGCTGGGGTTGACCTGGGTGTCACAAGCTGTAGGGAAGCgattgtcaaaaagaaaagtggACAGAAATCTTGTAATTGGTTGCAGTGACAAAAGTAAAACCATGCATTCGAGTTAAACTATCTCAGTGAATGCGAGCATATGAGTGTAATGGCTGGCGCCTAAAGCCTACTGTGATACTTCCTCCGTGGACTTCGTTCTTCATGCAAATGTGATGTCTTCTTGGCTTATattgtacataaaaaaaaaagaatgtgtagcTCCTacattaaaatcaattaacACTGATGGACCAGGAGGAATACAAGCAACGCTAAGTGTTAGGAGGAAGCAGTTTTTGACGACTCGATTATTATTCTGGATACTCATGCGTTACGAATCAAGGCAGAGCGAAGGAGAAGCGGCGGGGATAAGCGGCGGGGATTTATTGGTACAGTAATAGAGTTCATATTGTCACCTTGTACACATTCTGCCCTGATGGACGCACTGATGGACCAGAAAGAATACAAGCTAAGCTAAGAGATAGGATGAAACAGTTTTCGACGATTCAGTTATTATTCTGGAGACTCATACATTACGGATCAAGCCAGAGAGCAGACGAGGCGGCGGCGCGCGGCGGGAGTATTTTGCTACTTTTGTAGAGTTCAAGTGGTCGCTGCCACCTCAGCTCACCTCGTCATGCTTGTAGAGATTGTGCCCTGGCAGTAGGGTCTATTGCCTGATAACAGTTTCCCGGATAAATTGGTTCCTTTATTCACAATAAGCTACCGCGTGAAAATTCATTAATTGTGGCACACTCTGCGAAAAGGATActtaatgatgatattgataataatgtcTCATTAATACAAATGCATGCACATCTGGGCAGATCCATGTTACTTACGCTTGTACTTCCTCATGCTCTGGCCCCTCTTCTCGGCGAGGTAGAACTCCTGCATGACCGGGTCCCTCTTCATGAACTCCATGTCGGCGGCGAATTCCTCATCGACCTCCATCTCGAAAGCGGAAGCGACGACCACGAGGGCCATGAGAGCGATGAGGACCTTGGAAACCATGGTGATTCTAGGAGTAAACGAATATTACAATTTTGAGTCATAGTAAGAACGAAAGCATTTCTCAATGAAGCCGCAAGACGTCAGTTCTAACATAGACacgataaaaaaaagaatcaaaactCATTCCTTTTTCGGGGGAGGGGATCTCTTTGGA encodes:
- the LOC140230288 gene encoding uncharacterized protein, with product MVSKVLIALMALVVVASAFEMEVDEEFAADMEFMKRDPVMQEFYLAEKRGQSMRKYKPCDTQVNPSQTCWCSRRGGKFAFCSGAGNGAAI